The following coding sequences lie in one Miscanthus floridulus cultivar M001 chromosome 9, ASM1932011v1, whole genome shotgun sequence genomic window:
- the LOC136481489 gene encoding heavy metal-associated isoprenylated plant protein 32-like: MSRQDILKVQTLELKVPIHCEGCLKKVKKIVQKIDGVYQSSVDAALGKVTVTGLMDPETVINKIQKAGKPVRVWGEKPGVPLEVQLQKLKLGSGGKGKGQQQAKDAGDKGQQEQPPKDAGGKGQQQQQAKDAGGKGQGQGKQPKGGGGGGGTGGGAKEAKMVAPPPHPQPTPQQLQQTMQMRGMKFPPPELMPMGAGKMPMPMPFPAAAAQAQAQAQAAAAKDPRTVKFDLPGGDEFGDDDSSGFGDEFDELDDVDFEDDGLDDDLDLDDDPAMMTRPMGMPPAPGGGDKKGGGAKNGGGAQQPPQNGKGGGGAPGGWNLPGQSKKGGGPGGVGLGGPMMMGGAPPQHPAGMMMRPPHMMGAGGTGGFPGMGQMGSGGPLGGMPMGHSHMGGAGMQQGDGGAHGIPAGGMPMGLPHMGGAGMQPGGGRAHGKPAGGMAMGGHPHMGGAGTQPGGGGAAHGMPAGGMPAPGFFPGGSMPAGQEMLAMSQLPPQQQQQMAAVMQQQQQHMAAIMQQQQMMLNGHGHHHGHGHAHGGQGHPPPPASSYGYGYGRPPMPQYPPPPPYYYAIPPQRHPHDNLFSDENPNGCSVM; this comes from the exons ATGAGTCGCCAGGACATTCTCAAAGTTCAG ACCCTCGAGCTCAAAGTTCCCATCCACTGCGAAGGGTGTCTGAAAAAAGTCAAGAAGATTGTTCAAAAGATCGATG GGGTGTACCAGAGCAGCGTCGACGCGGCGCTGGGTAAGGTGACGGTGACCGGGCTGATGGACCCGGAGACCGTCATCAACAAGATCCAGAAGGCCGGGAAGCCGGTGCGGGTGTGGGGGGAGAAGCCTGGCGTGCCCTTGGAGGTCCAGCTCCAGAAGCTGAAGCTTGGCAGCGGTGGGAAGGGGAAGGGCCAGCAGCAGGCCAAGGATGCTGGAGACAAGGGCCAGCAGGAGCAGCCGCCCAAGGACGCCGGCGGCAAGGgtcaacagcagcagcaggccaaggACGCCGGCGGCAAGGGCCAGGGCCAGGGCAAGCAGCCCAAGGGTGGAGGGGGCGGTGGTGGCACCGGTGGCGGCGCGAAGGAGGCGAAGATGGTGGCGCCGCCGCCACACCCGCAGCCGACGCCGCAGCAGCTCCAGCAGACGATGCAGATGAGGGGGATGAAGTTCCCTCCGCCGGAGCTCATGCCCATGGGCGCCGGCAAGATGCCGATGCCTATGCCGTTCCCGGCGGCAgcggcgcaggcgcaggcgcaggcgcaggccGCGGCGGCCAAGGACCCCCGGACAGTGAAGTTCGACCTCCCCGGGGGCGACGAGTTCGGGGACGATGACAGCAGCGGGTTCGGCGACGAGTTCGACGAATTGGACGACGTCGATTTCGAGGACGACGGCCTCGACGACGACCTCGACCTCGACGACGACCCCGCCATGATGACGAGGCCTATGGGCATGCCACCGGCCCCCGGCGGTGGCGACAAGAAGGGTGGCGGGGCCAAGAACGGTGGCGGCGCGCAGCAGCCGCCACAGAACGGCAAGGGTGGCGGCGGCGCACCGGGCGGCTGGAACCTGCCTGGGCAGAGCAAGAAGGGCGGCGGCCCCGGCGGCGTCGGTCTCGGCGGACCGATGATGATGGGAGGCGCGCCGCCGCAGCATCCGGCGGGCATGATGATGAGGCCGCCTCACATGATGGGCGCGGGCGGCACCGGCGGTTTCCCCGGCATGGGACAGATGGGCAGCGGCGGGCCCCTTGGCGGCATGCCGATGGGACACTCCCACATGGGTGGTGCCGGGATGCAGCAGGGCGACGGTGGCGCGCACGGCATTCCGGCCGGCGGCATGCCGATGGGCCTCCCCCACATGGGTGGCGCCGGCATGCAGCCGGGCGGCGGCCGCGCGCACGGCAAGCCTGCTGGCGGCATGGCGATGGGCGGCCACCCCCACATGGGTGGCGCTGGCACGCAGCCGGGCGGCGGGGGCGCCGCGCACGGCATGCCGGCTGGCGGTATGCCTGCTCCTGGGTTCTTTCCGGGCGGCAGCATGCCGGCCGGCCAGGAGATGCTGGCCATGTCCCAGCTgccgccacagcagcagcagcagatggccGCCgtgatgcagcagcagcagcagcacatggCTGCcatcatgcagcagcagcagatgatgCTGAACGGGCACggccaccaccatggccatggccatgcccaCGGCGGCCAGGGGCAtccaccgccgccggcgagcaGCTACGGATACGGGTACGGCCGGCCGCCGATGCCGCAGTACCCGCCCCCGCCGCCGTACTACTACGCGATCCCTCCGCAGCGTCACCCGCACGACAACCTATTCAGCGACGAGAACCCCAACGGGTGCTCGGTCATGTGA